AGCACGAGCGACAGCACGATCGCGATGATGGCGAGCCGGTCGGCGATCGGGTCGAGGGCCTTGCCGAGCTTCGAACCCTGGTCGAACTTCCGCGCGATGAACCCGTCCGCCCAGTCGCTCACGCCGAGGACGACGAGGGTCACCAGGGCCCAGCCCGAGTGGTGTGCGACGACGAGCCCGATGAACACCGGGATCAGCAGGAAGCGGACCACCGTGATCAGGTTCGGCCACGTCTGCCAGTCGGGGCGCTGCCGCACGGTGTCAGTCATCGCGTCCCAGGCTACCCGTCACCAGTGCGGGGGGACGTCGCGGCGGAGCTGGTCGTCGTTCTCCCCCGTGCGGTGCCGCGGCGGTTCCGGTGCGGGAGCGGGGTCGCTGCCCGGCACCGGCTGGGTGGTGACGCGCCGACGGGGTCGCGCCGTGCCTCCAGGCCGGTCCCCCGTCTCCGGTCCGGCAGCCGCCGGCCGGACGGGAGGCGCGGGGTCCGGCGCGTCGTCGGCCCGCGTCCACGTGCCCACCAGCTGGTCCGTGTCGGGCGTCACCGGTCCCGCGGGCCGGTGCGCCCTGCGGCTCATCGGCGGGCGGGGCCCGGAGCGGGCACGCGGGGCGCGAGATCCGACGCGCTCATCGGCGGGCCGGGATCGGCGGGATGCTGATCTCCTGGGTGGCCCCGCGGTCGACGCCGAGCACCGACGCGACCGTGTCCGCGACGCGGTCCGGGTCGGAGAACAGCTGGAAGGCGTGCACACGCACGTAGTGCCAGCCGAGTCGACGGAGCACCTCGGGACGGAGTCGCAGGCTCTCGCGGAGCGACCCGCGGACGAGCGACGCGTCGGTCTCGATCGTGACGCAGACCCCGCCGTGCGCGGCCACCAGGCCGAGCTTCCCGCGGTGCCCGAGCGCCACCGGGATGCCGCGCATCTCGAGGCGTCGCGCCAGGTCGACGAGCAGCGGGTCGGAGTCGTCCGGCACGTACTCGGCCGTGGTGCGCGCGCGGACCTCGGCGAGGATCTCGGCCAGCGCGACGGTGCCGTGCCCCATCCGCTCGGCCTCGATGTCGGACGGCTGGAAGCACGTGACGATGACCATCGAGCGGCGCGCACGGGTCATCGCGACGGCGAGCAGGCGCTCCCCGCCCGGCTTGCCGAGCGCCCCGAAGTCGCGGAGGACCCGGCCGTGCGGCGTCCGCCCGTAGCCGATCGAGAACACGACGCGGTCGCGGCTCTGGGCGACCGACTGCTCGAGCGTCGCGACGATGAACGGCTCGGCCCGGTCGCCGATGACGAACTCGGTGAGGTCCTTGTGTCCCTGCGCGGCCGTCAGGACCGCCTGCTCGACGCGGACGGCGTGCTTCGCGGAGGCCGTGATGACCATGAGCGACTCGGACGGCCGGGTGCGGGCGTGCTCCATGACCAGCCGGACGACGCGGTCCACCTCGGCATCGACGCTCTCGACGGCGCCGGACTCGGGGTCCGGGACCGCCTTGCCGTCGCTGACGTAGTCGATCGCGATCGAGCCGTGCCCGAGGAACGACCCGGCCCACGGCAGCGACTCGATGCGGCCGCCGTAGAAGCGCCGGTTCACGAGCTCGGCGAGGTCCTCGCCGCCGGCGCGGTACGACCGCGTGAGCGACAGGGTCGGCAGCAGCGTGGAGAGCTTCGCCAGCGCGGAGTCGGCGTGCAGGGCGTCGAGCGTGCCCTCGTCCACCTGCAGGGCGCGGTGGTCGGGGTCGACGGCGATCCGGAACGGCGACGGCGTCTGCGTCACCGGGTCGCCGAACGCGACCGTCTGCCGGGCGCGACGGATCGCACCGACGGTCTCGGCGATCGTGACGGCGCCGGCGTCGACCAGGATGACCGTGTCGAACGGCATCGTGTCGGCGATCTGCGCGACCTCGTACGGCGATGCGAGCCACACGGGCGCGATCGACCGGGACAGGTGCGGCGCGGAGTCCTGGAGCAGGCGCGAGGTGATCGCGCCCTCCTTGAGCTGAGTGCGGAGTGCGGTCGCCTCTTCCGGCCAGTCGACGAGACCGACCTTCCAGTTCTCGGCGAGCTGCCACGCCAGACCCTGGGACACCCCGGCGGCGTGCGCGTCGTCGACGAGCCGGAAGTCCGCCTCGACGCGGTCGAGCATGTCGGTGTTGCCACCGAGCAGCGCCCGGTCGGACTCGAGCATGGTCTCGAGGGCGGACTGCCACCACGCGAGCTCGAGCTCGGCGGGCACCTGGGTGTCCGGGACGTGGCGGTTCGCCAGGTCGGTGATGAGCGGCTCGAGCTGCAGGTCGCGCAGGGTCTGCATGAGCTCGGTGCGCTCCTGCAGGTTGTGCAGGACGTCGGACTCCTCGGCCAGGCGCGCGATCGTGGGGACGAGCTCGTCGATGGGCAGGTTGGCCAGCTGGGTCTCGCGGGATGTGCGGCCGAGCGGCTCGTCCAGGCGCGCGAGGTCCTGCACGACGTTCGAGAAGAGCACCTGGACGTCCCCGATGCCCGTGGGCACCTCGGGGTTCACGCCGGCGGCGACGTACCGCTGCCAGAGCACGCGCTGCTGCTGCACGCGGGTCAGGGCCTCGTGCAGGTCGGACACGTGCACGCCCGGGCGGACGTACTCGCGCGCGAGCTTCTTCAGCCGGCGCCGGTTCGTGGACGACATCGGGGCGCCCTCGCCGCGCGGGGCGGTGGCGGCGACGAGCTCGGCGACCGAGCGGTCGAACACGACGGGCAGGAAGCGGTCGAGCGTGTCCCGGATCTCGGTGAGCAGGCGGAGGTAGATGCCGAGCTCGTTGATGGTCGTGAACTGCCGCATGTGCGTCGAGGCGACGAGGTCCTGCGCGCGCCGGAGCAGCGTCGGCAGCCCGTCGGCGTCGAGGTCCTGCGCGGTGCGGTGCGCCCGCTGCGCCCCGTCGCTCGAGCCGAACTTCGCGCCGTACCAGGGCGAGTCGTCGGGCCCGTAGCGGAACTCGCCGAGGTTCGCCGCGCTGACCATGGTCTCGGCGACGCGCGAACGCCCCTCGACCATGCTCGTCACCGAGGTGGACGACAGGCGCGCGGTCGTCGACGGCGGCACCGGCAGGAGCGAGAGCCGGGACAGCTCGACCAGGCAGTCGAGCACGGAGACGCGGAAGTGCCGGTCGACCCGGGTCAGCGAACCGCGGTAGTCCGTGAGGACCTTGCGGAGCCGGACCAGGGCGTCGTCGACCTCGCGGAGGTTCGGCCTGGACGCCTTCTCGTTCCGGGCGATCGCGCGGACGACGTCACGGCGGAGCGTCGACGGCGTGACGGCGACCCCGGGGAGCTGCACCTCGGCGAAGCGCGCGGCGATCCCCCGCAGGGTCGCGCGGCGCGGGCTGACCACGAGGACGCGTTTGTTCGCCGCGACGAGCCCGCCGAGCGCGTTCACGATGGTCTGCGTGCCGCCGGTGCCGGGGAGGGTCTTCACCACGATCGAGTTGCCGGCCGTGATCTGCGCGATCACGTTCTCCTGCTCGTCGTCGGCGTCGAGCAGGAGCGTGTCGGTCTCGGGGCTGCGCTCGTCCGACGGCGTCTGCTCGACCGGGTGGTACGACTGCTCGACCTGCCACTTGGCGCTCGGGTTGCCGGCGAGGGCGTCGAGGACCGGGTGCGACAGGTCCTCGGTGTCCTCGACCAGGCCGCTCGCGACCTCGGCGAAGGTCGACACGACCAGGCGCGCGTGCACCGAGAAGCCGGGGATGTGCGCGGTCAGGCCGCGGAGCCGGTCGATGACCGGGTTCGGCGTGAACGAGCCGTCCTGCTGCGCGAGAGCGACGAAGGACTGCGCGTCGAGGATGACGCCGTACTGCTCGTGCAGGGCGTCGGCGAGGCCCGGGTTCAGGACGGGTTCGCCGAGCAGACGGACCTCGAAGTCGCGGCCGTGGCGTCGGATGGCCAGCGGGCGGAGGAGCACGGGGCCGCGGAAGTGCTCGTCGGCGTGCGTCCAGTCGGCCATGCCGATGCCGAGCTCGACCGCGTCGATGCCGCGGACCGTGGCGAGCTCGGTGCCCTTCTCCTCGACCCGGGCGGCGGCGACGCGGGCGGCGCGGAGCGCCACCTCGTCGCGGATCAGGCTGGAGAGCAGGGTGGTCTTGCCGGTGATGAACTGCGCGAGGCCACCCGGGTGGGTGGTCGAGAGCTCGATGCGGGTGCGCGGGTGGTCGCTGAAGTGCGTGAGGGGGCTGACGCCGCCGACCCCGGTCAGCTGCTTCCGCCACGCGTCCCACGCGGGTTCCGCGGCGTTGCCGGCCTGGAGGCGCGGATCACCCAGGCTGATCGCCTGCGGACTCGTGAGCTGCAGCTCCGGCCGCAGGGTCCGGTCCGGTTCGTCCGTCACGACGTTCGCTCCCTGCTCCACCTGCTGGTCGTCCTGCTCCCCCCGGCCGTCGGCGGGCACGGCGCGGCCGCGCGCGGGGACGTCGCCGTTCGCGTCGCCCTCGTCGTCGGTCACCCTGTCCGCTCGCCACACATCGGACACTGTAGGCGGAAGCGACCGCCCTCTCTGGCAATGAACCGAGGTTTCCGGGATTCCGGGCCGCCCCGGGACGGTCGGGCTCCCCCGCCACCCGCGTGTGGTACCAACGTGGACATGGCCATCGACGACCGCACCACCACGTCCACCCCTGCGCCGGACCGGCGTCGATCGGTCCCCGCCGAGATCTCCCGTTCGTGGCTCCTCGTCCCCGGCACCGCCGCCGACCGGTTCGAGCGGGCGCAGCGGTCCCGGGCCGACCAGATCATCCTCGACGTCGAGGACGCGGTCGACCCCGCCGCCAAGCCGGGCGCCCGCCAGACGGTGGCCTCGTGGCTCGCCGGCGGCGGTGAGGCCTGGGTGCGGATCAACGACGTCACGACGGACTTCTGGGCGGACGACGTCGAGGAGCTCCGCGGCCTGCCCGGCCTGCAGGGCGTCATGCTCGCGAAGACCGAGTCGCCCGCACAGGTCACCGACACGTGGCACCGGCTCGGCGGCCACACGCCCGTGATCGCGCTCGTCGAGTCGGCGCTCGGCATCGAGGAGGCGACGTCGATCGCCCGCGCGCAGGGCGCCTTCCGACTGGCGTTCGGCTCCGGCGACTACCGCCGTGACACCGGCACCTCCGCCGACACGATGGCGATGGCGTGCCCGCGCTCCCGGCTCGTCGTGGCGTCCCGCGTCGGCGACCTGCCCGGGCCGATCGACGGCCCGACGGTCGGGTCCGCGCACGCGATCCTGCGTGAGCAGTCGCAGGTGGCGGTGTCCCTCGGCCTGACCGGCAAGCTCTGCCTGGACACCGAGCAGCTCCCGGTCATCAACGAGGTCATCTCCCCCACGCCGACCGACGTGGCCTGGGCGCAGGACTTCCTCGACGACTTCGAGGCCCGGGGCCGGGTGATCCGCGACGGCTCCGACCTGCCGCGACTCGGCCGTGCGCAGAAGATCCAGCGACTCGCCCAGGCGTTCGGGGTCGAGGCGCGGTAGACCGGTCCCCATGACCTGGTCGAACGTGCCCGGCGGTCCGCCGCAGTCCTCGCCCACCGGCGGTCCCCACGACCGCGACGCCCAGCAGCGGGCCGAGTGGGCGCGCGGCGGGACGACACTGTTCCCCGCCGGGCGCATCGCCGACCGGGTGTCGACCGTGCTCCTGCTCGTGTTCGGCGCCGTGATGACGCTCGTCACGGCGGTCGTCGGCATCGTCGCGCTCGTCTCCGCCACCGCTGGGTGCGACGCCGCGACCGGGTGCTCGCCCGGCGGCTACCTCGGCGGGACGGCCGTCGCGGTCGGCGGCGCCTTCATCGTCGGCGTCGCGACCGTGGTGCTGACGATCGGCGCCTGGCTCCGGCGGCGCTCGTCGTGGTGGATCGCCGCGATCGGCTTCGTCCTGGCGATCGCCGTGATCACCTGGGGCGGCGTGGTGTTCGCCGACGCGGCGGACGGTGTCGGGACGGCAGGGACCGCGACCGCAGCACCGTGAGGGTCTCGCGGACGTCGGTCGCCGTCGTCGGGGGCGGCCCCGCCGGTGTGGTGCTCGGGCTGCTCGTCGCTCGGGCCGGCGTCGACGTGCGGGTCGTCGAGTCGCATCACGACTTCAACCGCGACTTCCGCGGCGACACCGTGCACGCCTCGACCATCCGACTGCTCGACGAGCTCGGGCTCGGCGACCGGTTCCGGGCGCTCCCACAGTCGCGCCTCGACGACTTCTCGCTGCCCCGGCCGGACGGGTCACGGCTCGTGCTCGGCGAGTTCTCGCGGCTCCGTCCGCCGTACGACCACGTCGCGATGGTGCCGCAGTGGGACCTGCTCGACCTGCTCACCACCGCGGCGCGCCAGGAGCCCTCGTTCACCATCACCATGGGCACCGCGGCCTCCGACCTGATCGTGGAGGACGGGCTGGTCACCGGCGTGCACCTGACGCCGCGCGACGGCGGCGAGCCCGAGGAGCTGCGCGCCGACGTGGTCATCGCGTGCGACGGCCGGAACTCGGTGTTGCGTGCCGCGGCGGGACTGCGTCCGCGACGCTTCCCGGTCGGGTTCGACACGTGGTGGTTCCGGTTGCCCCGCCACGAGGACGACGACGCGACCGCGCTCGTGCCGGCCTTCACCGGTCGAGACGTCCTGCTCGCCTTCCCGCGGCAGGGGTACCACCAGGTCGCGTACTTCGCGCCGAAGGGGTCCGACGCCGCCCTGCGTGCCGCGGGCGTCGAGGCCTTCCGGGCGCGGATCGCGCGGCTGCGACCGGACTTCGCCGACCGGGTGGAGGGCATCCGGTCGATGGACGACGTGCACGTGCTCGACGTCCGGACCGACCGGCTCCGTCGCTGGTGGCGTCCCGGGCTGCTCTGCATCGGCGACGCCGCGCACGCGATGTCCCCGGCCGGCGGGGTCGGCATCAACCTGGCCGTGCAGGACGCGGTCGCGACCGCCACCGCCCTGGTCCCCGCACTCCGGCAGGGGCTGCGCGGCCGGGCCCTCGACCCCGCGCTCCGGGCCGTGCAGCGCCGTCGGACGCCCCCGACCGTCGTGGTGCAGACGGCGCAGCGGTTCCTGCACCGGGTGGTGTTCGAGCGCGCCTTCGCCGGGCGGCTGCAGGGCGGGCCACCGCTCCTGCCCGTGCTGCTCGCCCGGTGGGTGCCCCCGGCGCGGGGCCTCTACGCGCGGGCGGTGGCGTTCGGACCGCTGCCGGAGCACGCCCCCGCCTGGGCACGGCGCTGACCGCCAGGAACGCTCAGGCCGGCAGGGGCTTCTGCCAGCGGTCGATCCGCACCGCGATGCGCTGCGTGGTCTGCCCGTCCCAGTCGGCGTCGAGCCCGTGGTCGACGAGGGCCGCCACGACCGCCGAGGCCGCACTCACGCGGCTGTGCCGGCCCAGGACGGCCCGCCCGTCGGCGGACTGCTCCGCGAGCGCGACGTGGTCCGGCTCGAGGTCGGGCGACGGTCGGAAGGCGCCGTAGGCCAGGTACAGCAGCGCAGTCGGCTCGGCCAGCCGCTCGGCGTCCTGCTGGTGGAAGAACACGTAGGCCCACTCCCGGTGCCCGTCCGGCGCGGTCGGGTCCGGCGTCCGGGCGTCCGCGCACTCGGCGACGCCGTCGGCCTGGTCGACGCCGACCGCCATGCCGGTCACGAAGCCCTGCTCGCGGAGCGTGGCGAAGGCGTCCCGGAGCCGCTCGTACTGTCCGGATCCCGGCTCCCACGCGTGCTGCTCGGTCAGGCGCGCGGCCCAGCGGTCGCGGACGGCCCGCTCGACCACCGGCCGGAGGGTCTCCGGGTCGTCGACCTCGTCCTCGTGCACCTCGACGACCGTCTCGACGACGTCCTCGAACGGGGTGAAGCCGGGCAGGACGAGTGCGTCGATCGTCTCGGCGAGCGCCACGGGGTCGATCGCGACGGGTGCCGGCGCCGGTGCCGGTGTGCTCGTGTCGGGGGTCGCCTCGGAGCGCCGTCGTCGCCACCACCGGAACGCCATGCGCCGATGCTACCGAGCGGCCCCGTGCCCCGGACCCGACCAGACCGGACCGGTCTGGGCGGCGGACGCGAGCCGACCCGTGGGACGGGCACCGTGCCTCCCGGCCGTGCGCACACTGGGCACCCACCCGACGGACGGGCGCATGCTGGCGACATGAAGCAACGAGTCATCGGAGACGTGTCGGTCAGCGCGATCGGACTGGGCGGCATGCCCATGTCCATCGAGGGCCGGCCCGACGAACGGCGGTCCATCGCGACCATCCACGCGGCGCTCGAGGCGGGCGTCACGCTCATCGACACCGCGGATGCCTACCACCTGGCCGGCCACGACGAGGT
The Curtobacterium citreum genome window above contains:
- a CDS encoding AAA family ATPase, translated to MTDDEGDANGDVPARGRAVPADGRGEQDDQQVEQGANVVTDEPDRTLRPELQLTSPQAISLGDPRLQAGNAAEPAWDAWRKQLTGVGGVSPLTHFSDHPRTRIELSTTHPGGLAQFITGKTTLLSSLIRDEVALRAARVAAARVEEKGTELATVRGIDAVELGIGMADWTHADEHFRGPVLLRPLAIRRHGRDFEVRLLGEPVLNPGLADALHEQYGVILDAQSFVALAQQDGSFTPNPVIDRLRGLTAHIPGFSVHARLVVSTFAEVASGLVEDTEDLSHPVLDALAGNPSAKWQVEQSYHPVEQTPSDERSPETDTLLLDADDEQENVIAQITAGNSIVVKTLPGTGGTQTIVNALGGLVAANKRVLVVSPRRATLRGIAARFAEVQLPGVAVTPSTLRRDVVRAIARNEKASRPNLREVDDALVRLRKVLTDYRGSLTRVDRHFRVSVLDCLVELSRLSLLPVPPSTTARLSSTSVTSMVEGRSRVAETMVSAANLGEFRYGPDDSPWYGAKFGSSDGAQRAHRTAQDLDADGLPTLLRRAQDLVASTHMRQFTTINELGIYLRLLTEIRDTLDRFLPVVFDRSVAELVAATAPRGEGAPMSSTNRRRLKKLAREYVRPGVHVSDLHEALTRVQQQRVLWQRYVAAGVNPEVPTGIGDVQVLFSNVVQDLARLDEPLGRTSRETQLANLPIDELVPTIARLAEESDVLHNLQERTELMQTLRDLQLEPLITDLANRHVPDTQVPAELELAWWQSALETMLESDRALLGGNTDMLDRVEADFRLVDDAHAAGVSQGLAWQLAENWKVGLVDWPEEATALRTQLKEGAITSRLLQDSAPHLSRSIAPVWLASPYEVAQIADTMPFDTVILVDAGAVTIAETVGAIRRARQTVAFGDPVTQTPSPFRIAVDPDHRALQVDEGTLDALHADSALAKLSTLLPTLSLTRSYRAGGEDLAELVNRRFYGGRIESLPWAGSFLGHGSIAIDYVSDGKAVPDPESGAVESVDAEVDRVVRLVMEHARTRPSESLMVITASAKHAVRVEQAVLTAAQGHKDLTEFVIGDRAEPFIVATLEQSVAQSRDRVVFSIGYGRTPHGRVLRDFGALGKPGGERLLAVAMTRARRSMVIVTCFQPSDIEAERMGHGTVALAEILAEVRARTTAEYVPDDSDPLLVDLARRLEMRGIPVALGHRGKLGLVAAHGGVCVTIETDASLVRGSLRESLRLRPEVLRRLGWHYVRVHAFQLFSDPDRVADTVASVLGVDRGATQEISIPPIPARR
- a CDS encoding HpcH/HpaI aldolase/citrate lyase family protein, translating into MAIDDRTTTSTPAPDRRRSVPAEISRSWLLVPGTAADRFERAQRSRADQIILDVEDAVDPAAKPGARQTVASWLAGGGEAWVRINDVTTDFWADDVEELRGLPGLQGVMLAKTESPAQVTDTWHRLGGHTPVIALVESALGIEEATSIARAQGAFRLAFGSGDYRRDTGTSADTMAMACPRSRLVVASRVGDLPGPIDGPTVGSAHAILREQSQVAVSLGLTGKLCLDTEQLPVINEVISPTPTDVAWAQDFLDDFEARGRVIRDGSDLPRLGRAQKIQRLAQAFGVEAR
- a CDS encoding DUF6264 family protein; protein product: MTWSNVPGGPPQSSPTGGPHDRDAQQRAEWARGGTTLFPAGRIADRVSTVLLLVFGAVMTLVTAVVGIVALVSATAGCDAATGCSPGGYLGGTAVAVGGAFIVGVATVVLTIGAWLRRRSSWWIAAIGFVLAIAVITWGGVVFADAADGVGTAGTATAAP
- a CDS encoding FAD-dependent oxidoreductase, which codes for MRVSRTSVAVVGGGPAGVVLGLLVARAGVDVRVVESHHDFNRDFRGDTVHASTIRLLDELGLGDRFRALPQSRLDDFSLPRPDGSRLVLGEFSRLRPPYDHVAMVPQWDLLDLLTTAARQEPSFTITMGTAASDLIVEDGLVTGVHLTPRDGGEPEELRADVVIACDGRNSVLRAAAGLRPRRFPVGFDTWWFRLPRHEDDDATALVPAFTGRDVLLAFPRQGYHQVAYFAPKGSDAALRAAGVEAFRARIARLRPDFADRVEGIRSMDDVHVLDVRTDRLRRWWRPGLLCIGDAAHAMSPAGGVGINLAVQDAVATATALVPALRQGLRGRALDPALRAVQRRRTPPTVVVQTAQRFLHRVVFERAFAGRLQGGPPLLPVLLARWVPPARGLYARAVAFGPLPEHAPAWARR
- a CDS encoding DUF6891 domain-containing protein produces the protein MAFRWWRRRRSEATPDTSTPAPAPAPVAIDPVALAETIDALVLPGFTPFEDVVETVVEVHEDEVDDPETLRPVVERAVRDRWAARLTEQHAWEPGSGQYERLRDAFATLREQGFVTGMAVGVDQADGVAECADARTPDPTAPDGHREWAYVFFHQQDAERLAEPTALLYLAYGAFRPSPDLEPDHVALAEQSADGRAVLGRHSRVSAASAVVAALVDHGLDADWDGQTTQRIAVRIDRWQKPLPA